A segment of the Candidatus Woesearchaeota archaeon genome:
CTGAGAAATCTGTTTCTCATAACAAACTTTTTTAACTAGGCGTTGTACTTGTTCTACTGTATACTGGATTGTTGAATTATTGTGTTTCATCATACAATTTTTCATGCCAGTATACATATTTATGACTTTCGGGACAACGCCAAACTATCACAACTATTATATACCTCCTTTCCTAGAAAACAACCATGAACGAAGCATTCCTCACATTTCTCAGCAATTATCCTATTTGGATCATTGGCACAGTCTTCAGTTTATTAGCAGGACTTGCTACAGGTTTAGGTGGAATCCCAATTTTATTTACAAAAAAAATTTCAATCAAACTTCAAGACGTCTGCATGGGTTTTGGCGCAGGAGTCATGCTTGCAGCTACAAGTTTTTCACTTATTATCCCTGGTTTAGAAGCTGCAGGCAATGGTGTTAAAGCTGCAATAGTGATGGTTGTAGGAATATTATTAGGTGGATGGTTTTTACAGTTTACTTCTAGAAATATTCCACACGAACATTTCTTTATTAAACACGGCATTGATTTTACAAGAAAGAAAATAGCAATGTTGTGGATGTTTATTTTTGCTATAACAATCCATAATTTTCCTGAAGGCATGGCTGTAGGTGTCGGCTTTGGAAGCGGAGATCTATTAAATGGTATTTCTTTAGCAATTGGCATTGGACTTCAGAACATTCCAGAAGGATTGGTGGTTGCTTTGGCTTTAATCGCTCATCGTTATAGTGTTAAAAAAGCATTTTGGATAGCATTACTAACTGGATTAGTAGAACCAATTGGCGGATTGCTTGGCGCAGGAGCAGTCTCAATATTCAGGCCACTATTACCTTGGGGTTTAGGTTTTGCTGCTGGCGCAATGCTCTTGTTATCAGTGCGGAAATTATCCCTGAATCACATAGAAAAGGGTTTGTAGCTGAGCCAACGATTGGACTAATGATTGGGTTTGTGTTGATGCTATTTCTAGATGTGGCATTAGGGTAATAATAGAATAAGATATAGGAAATACATACTATTCAAATATAATATTAAATAGTAAATTAAAAGAAATTGAACAAAAGATACAATCCCCAGAAAAACGTGATGGAAGTCAGAACGATGAATAAAAATAATGTTTCTTCAACTACAAAAATAGGAATTTTATTTTCAGGAGGTAAAGATTCAACTTTTACAGTCTATTACTACACGATCCAAGGATGGGATGTGAAATGCTTAATTACTTTAAAATCCAAAAATAAAGCATCGTATATGTTTCATACTCCTAATATTGACATTACAAAACTACAAGCTCAAGCAATGGAACTTCCCTTAATTGAGCAAACAACAAAAGGTGAAAAAGAAACAGAATTGCAGGATTTGAAAAAGGCATTTGAAAAAGCAAAAAAACAATATAAGATTGAAGGTATTGCTGTAGGCGCAGTAGCTTCAGACTATCAAGCTGAACGCGTTAATAGAATCTGCGAGGAATTGCAACTCAAGTGTTTTGCTCCTTTATGGCATAAAAATCAAGAACTTTTATTGAAAGACATGATTGACAATGGATTTTGTATTATTATCCAAAGCATTGCAGCGTATGGATTAACAAAACAATGGTTAGGAAGGCAAATAACAAAAGATGCTTTGAATGAATTAATGACATTGCATACTAAGTTTGGTTTGCACCCAGCAGGTGAAGGTGGAGAATACGAATCATTAGTTCTTGATGCTCCAATCTTTAAGAAAAAATTAGTAATAAAAAAAGCAACACCAATAATAGAAGATGAAAATACAGGAATTTTGCTTATTGAAAAAATAGCACTCAAGAAAAAACAAACATTATTTAAACAACATAAATAATAAAAATCATAAAGAGGAGGTAATGAATATGCCGGCAAAAAAATCAAAAGCTAAAAAAACAACAAAATCAAAAAAGAAAAATGTTTGCAAAATGTGTTAAATATATTTTTATTTATTTTTTATTTTAAATACTTCTGTACTACTTCTAGTAATTCTTGTTGGTATTTCATAGCTTTAACAAAACTATCATTGAGCGGATCAGCCTTCGGCTTGCATTCTGTAAAAAGTGATTCTAATCCTTTAGGTATTTCACTGCCACCAATATAAATCATCGTACCATTAAACCGATATTTTGCTCTAATATCACGCGCTAGCTGCCACGTATACTCACTGCCTAATTTACCATCAAGAAAAACTGCGTTTACATCAGATAGTCTTTCATCTAAAATAGTTTGAGCAGATGCTACTGTTGTTGCATAACGCCATTCATATCGCCTAAAAGCTGGTTCAAGAGTTCTTTGAATAGTTTTGATAAATCCGTCACTATCTTCAACGACTAATACTAAAGGTAAACTGACCATGTGGGTAATATTAAATTATTTTTTAGGTAAATAAGTTGCAACTACTTCTGTAAGTTCATCACTTCCTATTCGTTTCTACAAATTCTCTATCTCGCAAAACCGCTTTTCCATCAACTAGAACATCAGTAATATCATATCCTGATGCTGCATAAACAAGGTGAGAAAGAACATTTTCTTTATAAATTGGGTGTAAATGAAGTCCTATCTCTAGCATAATAATATCTGCTTTTTTGCCAACCTCAATACTACCAATTTCCTTATCTAAACTAAGTGCCTTGGCGCCATTAATAGTAGCCATATCAATAATTTGCTGGTTGGTAATACAGCTTGGTTGCCAGCGATGGTATTTATGCAATAAACCTGTAACTTTCATTTCTTCAAACAGATTCATATTATTATTAGATGCAACACTGTCAGTGCCTAAGCCAACAACAACGTTGTTTTCAAACATTTCCATCAAAGGCATGGTTCCTCCTGAAGCTAATTTCATATTTGAAATTGGGCAATGGCTTACTTTACTTCTGCATTTTCCAATAACACGAACTTCATTTTTAGTCAGCCAAATAGC
Coding sequences within it:
- a CDS encoding diphthine--ammonia ligase, whose protein sequence is MNKNNVSSTTKIGILFSGGKDSTFTVYYYTIQGWDVKCLITLKSKNKASYMFHTPNIDITKLQAQAMELPLIEQTTKGEKETELQDLKKAFEKAKKQYKIEGIAVGAVASDYQAERVNRICEELQLKCFAPLWHKNQELLLKDMIDNGFCIIIQSIAAYGLTKQWLGRQITKDALNELMTLHTKFGLHPAGEGGEYESLVLDAPIFKKKLVIKKATPIIEDENTGILLIEKIALKKKQTLFKQHK
- a CDS encoding response regulator, with product MVSLPLVLVVEDSDGFIKTIQRTLEPAFRRYEWRYATTVASAQTILDERLSDVNAVFLDGKLGSEYTWQLARDIRAKYRFNGTMIYIGGSEIPKGLESLFTECKPKADPLNDSFVKAMKYQQELLEVVQKYLK